One window of Terriglobales bacterium genomic DNA carries:
- a CDS encoding citrate lyase subunit alpha: MTVKTELERNAANRLVPAEVNGRAQVPFQGVNQYRPAGAKHGAPIRSCAAYPEDGDKRVATLEEALRRCGLRDGMTISTHHHLRDGDAVALETLQTAARMGAKDLMWFPSASFPTQGPVIELMEAGAVHHIEGSMNGPLGEYCSRGKMRGLGVLRSHGGRWQAIQDGEVHIDIAVIAAPSADRFGNANGAHGKSACGSLGFALADSMYADHVIVVTDNLVPFPCVPWQIQGNNVDCVVEVPSIGDPARIVSGTTQITRSPDRLRIAEMVARFLRAAGIMREGFSFQAGSGGIALAFVQYLKEMMKQAGVKARFVRGGSTRYLVELLEEGLTDYILDGQTFDLDGVRSLASNPRHVATSPFTSYNFHGKGNFASIVDAVVLGATEVDVNFNGNVVTHSDGRLLHGIGGWQNCLFAGCTILAVPSFRDRIPVIRDAVTTLCGPGELIDVVVTERGIAINPRRQDLLEAVKGSGLPIRPIQEIKKEVEQICGGAPQKPRLTERPVAVVKWVDGTVLDTVWQMA, translated from the coding sequence ATGACCGTCAAGACCGAGCTCGAGCGCAACGCCGCCAATCGCCTGGTGCCCGCCGAGGTCAACGGGCGGGCGCAGGTGCCCTTCCAGGGCGTGAACCAGTACCGGCCGGCGGGCGCGAAGCACGGCGCGCCCATCCGCTCCTGCGCCGCCTATCCCGAAGACGGCGACAAACGCGTGGCCACGCTCGAGGAAGCGCTGCGCCGCTGCGGCCTGCGCGACGGCATGACGATCTCGACGCATCATCACCTGCGCGACGGCGACGCGGTCGCGCTCGAGACGCTCCAGACCGCGGCGCGCATGGGTGCCAAGGACCTGATGTGGTTTCCCAGCGCCAGTTTCCCCACCCAGGGGCCGGTCATCGAGCTGATGGAAGCGGGCGCGGTGCATCACATCGAAGGCTCCATGAACGGTCCGCTGGGCGAATACTGCTCGCGCGGCAAGATGCGCGGTCTGGGCGTGCTGCGCTCCCACGGCGGGCGCTGGCAGGCCATCCAGGACGGCGAGGTGCACATTGACATCGCGGTGATCGCGGCGCCCTCCGCCGACCGCTTCGGCAACGCCAACGGCGCGCATGGCAAGTCGGCTTGCGGCTCGCTGGGTTTCGCGCTCGCCGACTCGATGTACGCCGACCACGTCATCGTGGTGACCGACAACCTGGTGCCCTTCCCCTGCGTGCCCTGGCAGATCCAGGGCAACAACGTGGATTGCGTGGTGGAAGTGCCCTCGATCGGCGATCCGGCACGCATCGTCTCCGGCACCACCCAGATCACGCGCAGCCCTGACCGCCTGCGCATCGCCGAGATGGTAGCCAGGTTCCTGCGCGCGGCCGGCATCATGCGCGAGGGATTCAGCTTCCAGGCCGGCTCAGGCGGCATCGCCCTCGCCTTCGTCCAGTACCTGAAAGAGATGATGAAGCAGGCGGGAGTGAAGGCGCGCTTCGTGCGTGGCGGCTCGACTCGCTACTTGGTGGAACTGCTGGAGGAAGGCCTGACCGACTACATCCTCGACGGCCAGACCTTCGACCTGGACGGGGTGCGCTCCCTGGCCTCGAACCCGCGGCACGTGGCCACCTCGCCCTTCACGTCGTACAACTTCCACGGCAAGGGCAACTTCGCCTCGATCGTGGACGCGGTGGTGCTGGGGGCCACCGAAGTGGACGTGAATTTCAACGGCAACGTGGTCACCCACTCCGACGGGCGGCTGCTGCACGGCATCGGGGGCTGGCAGAACTGCCTGTTCGCCGGGTGCACCATCCTGGCCGTGCCCTCGTTCCGCGACCGCATCCCGGTGATCCGCGACGCGGTGACCACCCTCTGCGGGCCGGGCGAATTGATCGACGTGGTCGTCACCGAGCGCGGCATCGCCATCAACCCGCGGCGCCAGGATTTGCTGGAGGCGGTGAAAGGCTCGGGCCTGCCCATCCGGCCCATCCAGGAGATCAAGAAGGAAGTGGAACAGATCTGCGGGGGCGCGCCGCAGAAGCCGCGCTTGACGGAGCGCCCGGTGGCCGTGGTCAAGTGGGTGGACGGCACCGTGCTCGACACGGTGTGGCAGATGGCCTGA